A genomic window from Arvicola amphibius chromosome 5, mArvAmp1.2, whole genome shotgun sequence includes:
- the Tcf15 gene encoding transcription factor 15: MAFALLRPVGAHVLYPDVRLLSEDEENRSESDASDQSFGCCEGLEAARRGPGPGGGRRASSGSGPVVVVRQRQAANARERDRTQSVNTAFTALRTLIPTEPVDRKLSKIETLRLASSYIAHLANVLLLGDSADDGQPCFRAAGGGKSAVPAADGRQPRSICTFCLSNQRKGGNRRDLGGSCLKMRGVAPLRGPRR, translated from the exons ATGGCGTTTGCGCTGCTGCGCCCGGTCGGCGCGCACGTGCTGTATCCGGACGTGCGGCTGCTGAGCGAGGACGAGGAGAACCGCAGTGAGAGCGACGCGTCGGACCAGTCGTTCGGGTGCTGCGAAGGGCTGGAGGCGGCGCGGCGCGGCCCGGGTCCCGGGGGCGGGCGACGGGCAAGCAGCGGCTCGGGCCCGGTGGTAGTGGTGCGGCAGCGACAGGCGGCCAACGCACGCGAGCGGGACCGCACACAGAGCGTGAACACGGCCTTCACCGCCCTGCGCACGCTCATTCCAACCGAGCCGGTGGACCGAAAGCTGTCCAAGATCGAGACGCTGCGTCTGGCGTCCAGCTACATCGCGCACCTGGCCAACGTGCTGCTGCTGGGAGACTCGGCCGACGACGGGCAGCCGTGTTTCCGCGCGGCGGGCGGTGGCAAGAGCGCGGTCCCCGCCGCCGACGGCCGTCAGCCGCGCTCCATCTGCACCTTCTGTCTCAGCAACCAGCGCAAAGGG GGTAACCGTCGTGACCTTGGGGGCAGCTGCTTGAAAATGAGGGGTGTAGCCCCCCTCCGAGGGCCTCGGCGATGA